TACAATAAGGCCGGGGTTGGGTACAGGCGATAAGAGCAACtcaaaaatatatatattttactaCGATGCGCAAATACGCTAATACTACGAAAGGGCAAACAACAAAGTTGAAAAGGCATTTTTCCAATCTCGATCTGCACATCACATAATCACGACATCAATTGTAAGAACTCGACATTGCACAGTAGTAAGATACTGACACTGGGAGAAGTCGCTAGCTACGTGGAATAGAAGCCCGAGGTTTCACCCCCCTATCTAATAGTATCAGGCCGATACACCCAAAATACAAGATATCAAGTATTTGATCGAGAGGAAGAGACCCCAGGTCTCATAGCTAAGCGATTGAGAAATGGAGACTGGATTATTGTTGGCCACGTACTGACAGTGCTGAGAGTAAGATTTCCAGACTCGGACAAGAATTGGGATCAGCTCGATTTCAGTGGCCGTGCATGGCGAACTGTCATCCTGCAGAACCTGAAACAACGGACTTGGAGGTCGGAAATATGATACGAATAACCGAGCAAGGACGGAATCAGAAATAGAAACCTTGCAGTGGCCCTTGCAAATAATGCAGATACGTACACCGAAATAAGCAAGACGCCGGAAATCCCGCACTCCATCCCCTGGGACAGCCTTCTTGGACTTTGGTCGACCACCAAAAGCATGGAATAAAAGCATGGACCGTTCGATTCCACAAAACTCTATCTATGAAGGTTTGGTAGCGTGAGATGTGTCGAAAGGCTCTGATGGCAGTCGTGTTGGCCGTCTGCCACGTCAATTGATCACTGCGAGAACAGGGCGGCTTGGAAACAGGTCACAACTCGCAACTTTAAGAGGAGCAGAGGAGACTACAAATCTCACGCTCCGCGGTCGCAGAGTGGATTGCACGGTTCTGCCCAGGTTCCCCGCTTGATCTGTGTACGACAGAGATTTGCAGACACAGGCCCGAACCGTGCTACTCAACAGGACACCATCAGGAGAGCTAATAGTAATGATGGGTAGACAAGTAAGGCAGGCGCATTGCCTGTTGTCGCCAACCCCATTGACGCCCAACCCGTATAAGTAGGCTCGAGCCTTGCTGGATCGCGGTGTAAATGAGGGGATCACAGAGTCAGATCGAATTTGTTGTTGAACTGCCCGAACCGTTTAGCTTGTGCAAGAGTGGACTGGTTGTGGAGGCTGGTTAAATTGCACTCTGGCAAAcctcccagccagccgtGCGTTCCCCTTTTTTGAGCTCCAGGCCAACCTTGCTGCAGTCTGGCCCTCGCTTTCGATATCCTCTGGCCCTCAATTTCCGCATCAAAGGGCCCTCTCGCCTTGCTTTCAGCCTCTCTGTGCGACCGGGATCTGAGTGCACGACCGCAGGCGCCTGGATCCTTTGTCTGCACAGGAACACAAGCGAACCCCAGTAGGGAAATCACGGGCCATCCAGTTTTATTTACGGATTGGACCAACGGACTCCAGCTACTTCCTGCTTGGTTTAGTCTTGGTTCTTCCCCCGATCTGCGCTGCCCTTGTGTTCCTGACCTGTTCCCAGAATCGAGTCAATTCGACTCCCTGATCTTGCATCCCCTTTGCCCACTGCGTGGTTCTCCGTTCTTCTCTTTGCAATTGCCCCCCAGTGTGGACCCTCGTCACTCGTTTGCTTCGATTCTTCACCCCCTCCGTGGAcattttcctttctcttttcttctctttctcgcttCCTTTCTGCGCCTTCGAGATCCGGGTCTCTGCCGCTCGTTTACCGGTTCGACGCGATCAGCACGGAGGTAGTTGTCGGTTTAAAAACCAAGAGAAATCGGTAAACGGACAAGCGGGACGATACGATACAGCATGATAGAGCCCTGCTACCAATTCACCTGTTAAGTTGACTATTGGATTGGAAAGAATTCGTCTCCGCGAATAACTGGAAAAGTATTCACAAACGGGCAAGGAACACCATGTCCGATTCGTGCATCTCGCTGTCGGGCTCAACGCAATGCCCTGCGTTCAATGGCTCCTCGATCTCCACAAACTCCGACCTTCACAATGATTTGTAGGTTTAGCAACCGAGAAGGTAGAATCCCACGCGCTGACCTTTTGTGTGCACAGTCCATTTTTGCGAAACGTCTCGAACCTAGAAGACTTCGACACGGCACTGCACAGCTACGTACTGGGGTCGTACATTCAGAACAAGTGAGTTCACTTTGATTATGAGCTATGCAGGAGTATTAGGCTAAACATTGGCATAGATATGCTGTCTACCTgggatgtcaaggagatCTCACCAATACTAGCGAATACTATGCGCGCTATACCACAAGCGCCATTTGCAGTGGCCTAGTTCAAAGCTCCGCGACTGACTGCGATTTATCGTCCGAGCAAACACGACCACTCTGTGCCGAAGATTGCGTACGTTATCCTTCTGACCTCATTTCGGTCAAACTTCTAACACTGCGCAACAGGCATCAATGGCTTCcagtgaggaggagattgcggttAACGACGAGCTTTGTCCCGATCGACGAAACGACTATCTCAGCCAGGTCCGCTCAGATTTCTCCGTGTGTATTGGGCCCAACGGCACCCTCGACACATCGTGCATAAGAGGCGCAGACAATGAACCCAATGAATGCGGCTACCGATCGAATCTTCTAGGGCTTTGCAGCTTTTGCGCATCTAGCACCACCAACTCCACGGATTCTTGTTGTATAAATGCAAATGCAGCGACTCGATGCAAAGGTGTCGACATCCCAACGCCATCCACCTCGTTTATCCCCATATATACATCTGATTCGCCTTCCGACAGCGGCTCGGGTGGTGGCTTATCCGGTGGCCAGATCGCGGGTATCGTTATAGGTTCCGTTGCCGGTTTCGCGCTTCTAGCTGCTCTGATAGCGTTTGGCTTGATCTACTACTGTCGACGGAAACGTGAGTCTGGGGATGACAGTTCCTTGAACAAGCCGAATCCCCAGAGAAAAGGTTCTCCAATGCAGCAGCCTGAGAGCCCGTCCTTCGCCGCGCCAGGACGTGTTGCGAGGATGTCTGCATTACGTGAGGCTCCAAGCCACTCTCCTCGTTCCCGCAACTCGGGCGCGTTCTTTGGTAGTGCCAAGTATGGTAGTGATTCTTCCGACTCGGAAGGATTTGCAAGCCCCGGGGCCATGCACAAGAAGATTCCACCCACAACCGGAAAACGCCAAGGTTCCCTCTCGAGTAACTCTGCCCTGGCAGGTGCGGGTAGCGATACCTCTCCGCGCTCGGGTACGATCGGGCACTACTCTTCTCCAGAAGGCTTGACCAGTGGGCAATCTGAACAGCTATCATCTTTCCAAGACTACTACTCTCAGGATGACATTCATCCCGGCGATAAGGTTGCAGTACTCTGGGCTTATCAACCGCGGGCGGGTGACGAGTTTGGCTTGGACCGTGGTGAAATAATTAAGGTGATAGGTATTtgggatgatggatgggCGACGGGTGTTCGCGTCCCCGAGACTGCAGAAGAGTACGAGGCTAGACATCGGGAACAACGTGACAGTGGTTTTTCAAATCGATCTCAGAGGACGTCCCCAGCCCTGTCGGGTGAGATCAAAGCATTCCCGTTGGTTTGCGTTTGTCTCCCTCAACATTGGAGCAAAATCATTGATGGTGGACAAGAAGATGACGGCCCCTGAAAACCagcaggaaaaaaaaaagtacaTCTACTTCTTGACTAGAGCATGTGCTTCTCATGCCGGTTTACGCCTTCACGATAATGCCTTTGTTCTTCTACGATTTTGAGAGAAGCGGTTACTCTATTGCCTACTGTTTGGGGAGGCCTGGTTTTTATGCCTCATCCCACTGCAAACCACCTTGTTAAACGTCGAACACCCACGTGCGGATCGTTTTATTGGCCTGCTTCCACCGATACCCGACGCCGCTCAAATCAAATACACATCGCCTATTTCTTGCGTTGTTCAGCTTTGTTTGATTCGATCTTCTCGCCTTACCGTTGTCCACATCTCGGCAGACCCTCGAGATCTCTCCGGATGCGTCTGAGACggctttctttcctttagcgctttatttttatataccCCTCTATTCAGCAGCCAATTCGCTCTTCTCTTGTTAGACATGTCACTATCGTCTTGCATTCGGTTACTTTTGACAACACCGTCTGTGGTTCAACAGCAACACTCCATGGATCGCAATACATATTCGATTCACTAAtacggggaggaagagatttTATTCATCAGATGTGGAGTGGCTATTTTCTGCCTTCATCTCGTTCTCCATTGTAATGGACGTTTTACTTCTTAACTTAGTACATATCGGTTTGTGTACATCTACTTATCTTCGTGAGCTGCAATACTAGACATACAGATTCTGCTTCATATCAGTCAATACTGTAAATCATTTGCGTCCGTGGCCGTAGTACCCGCCTGTGATACTATATAGTAAAGAGTCTTGAACTACAACAGCTAACCTTCCATCAGAGTTTGAGAACCAGACTTTGCCCAGCTCACTCTCTAGTCAACACTGTAAATGGCCTGTGTGATTTCCCTAATTGAGGCAGCCTTAAATAATTGGCTGCATCTGCAGGCTGCATGATTCTATGAAAAATCACAATGCCTGACATCAGCAAAGAAATTATTCAGGGGCTGACAGTGCGGCCTTGGTCTTACGACAGCGAATCACGTGCGGTTGAGGGGGACCCCCACTAGCAACCACTAACGCAAGCACAACAACTTGGAATGAATGCCCCTCTATCTCCATCTCGATTCCCCCATCTTCACCACCTTTCTCCCGCTCCCCATAACTCGAATCACCTTTGAACCACTTGGTTTCttgcctctgcctctgtGTCTTGTTGGTTAGTGGCACTACCCGAAACGTTCTATGGACTCTTTCTTTCGCATAGATTGAGCGGACCGAAAGGCGAACAATTGCAGCTGACGTCGTTTGGCGGAGCAGGTTAACATTACACCTTGAACTCGTTATACAACCTTTAACTAAAAAACAACAATGTCGGTATGTATTTGACCCAGTCGCGTTCTAGAACCCCGTGTTGTACTGACCATTGTTTGTTTCTGAACAGCTCGCATCTGGGTATGTTCCTTCGTGCCTCCCCCATACCGTCGTTATATCGTTCGTCATCCCATACAGTTCTAACGGCCGTGAACCCTTAGTGTTTCTATTCAGGATGAATGCCTGACCGCATTCAACAACCTACGCATGACCGGAGGTACAAAGGGAGCCAAGCCCAAGTTCATCATTTACAAGATCTCCGACAacaagaaggaggtt
Above is a window of Aspergillus puulaauensis MK2 DNA, chromosome 2, nearly complete sequence DNA encoding:
- a CDS encoding SH3 domain protein (COG:S;~EggNog:ENOG410PHK2;~InterPro:IPR036028;~TransMembrane:1 (o239-264i);~go_function: GO:0005515 - protein binding [Evidence IEA]) translates to MSDSCISLSGSTQCPAFNGSSISTNSDLHNDFPFLRNVSNLEDFDTALHSYVLGSYIQNKYAVYLGCQGDLTNTSEYYARYTTSAICSGLVQSSATDCDLSSEQTRPLCAEDCASMASSEEEIAVNDELCPDRRNDYLSQVRSDFSVCIGPNGTLDTSCIRGADNEPNECGYRSNLLGLCSFCASSTTNSTDSCCINANAATRCKGVDIPTPSTSFIPIYTSDSPSDSGSGGGLSGGQIAGIVIGSVAGFALLAALIAFGLIYYCRRKRESGDDSSLNKPNPQRKGSPMQQPESPSFAAPGRVARMSALREAPSHSPRSRNSGAFFGSAKYGSDSSDSEGFASPGAMHKKIPPTTGKRQGSLSSNSALAGAGSDTSPRSGTIGHYSSPEGLTSGQSEQLSSFQDYYSQDDIHPGDKVAVLWAYQPRAGDEFGLDRGEIIKVIGIWDDGWATGVRVPETAEEYEARHREQRDSGFSNRSQRTSPALSGEIKAFPLVCVCLPQHWSKIIDGGQEDDGP